One window from the genome of Lachancea thermotolerans CBS 6340 chromosome B complete sequence encodes:
- the MRX12 gene encoding Mrx12p (weakly similar to uniprot|P47084 Saccharomyces cerevisiae YJR003C Hypothetical ORF) codes for MLSLRRQFSARLGLRNSAQKSLRQTYSGLLADPCFKNFNINESLNDELEPYDLSASIIGKLSSLHAAPSVRETIHNRMIEALTKHDFSIGTIHTRELLKMGGQLSLESFVQIINSNPGRVQSSWELFLQHYHLVNSSPEALLTVLRKLLYFDPVDIEDGKKELDTRDLARCIFLMKLISSAGCLEQVPNDYWNIILEATIEGKASTLIPLITRSFMPSYDSFDETQELTSYQVFQLFHDGGKRLADENLPMFKRVLSVLGRNSCIKLTPQENEVEKELEKELENISKKLHTLIPVTFPYEEVSSQSAFENMLQTVLELDKNKISKCGVYEVALRSLGIYKGNLSSADKYFEEFMKVAPSEVDNMQYELFLAFIHRGVQTRDEKLLQKAVLLVPQSSSKYLELSVDRALIIAYSIFDIEKALEYYNRSISSFGKAQLEGCSNSEAGLLTEALILAYLGKKDRDFAHVILEGAIGEGLFPSPYAIKSVKKTFAAYGDILDQDNSDAQLQALVLDYIKGL; via the coding sequence ATGTTGTCACTCAGACGCCAGTTCTCCGCAAGGCTAGGATTGCGGAATTCTGCGCAAAAGTCGCTTCGCCAGACATACTCGGGTTTACTTGCTGATCCGTGCTTTAAAAATTTCAATATCAATGAGAGTTTGAACGATGAGCTCGAACCATATGACCTTTCCGCTTCGATTATTGGTAAACTATCGAGCCTGCATGCTGCTCCTTCAGTTCGAGAAACAATCCACAATCGCATGATAGAAGCTCTAACTAAACATGATTTCAGTATCGGGACTATCCATACTCGAGAACTTCTTAAAATGGGAGGCCAGCTTAGCCTCGAGAGCTTTGTGCAAATTATTAACAGCAACCCTGGTAGAGTACAAAGCTCCTGGGAACTATTCCTGCAACACTACCATCTTGTAAATTCGTCGCCTGAAGCATTACTTACAGTTTTACGAAAACTGCTTTATTTTGACCCTGTCGACATTGAAGATGGtaaaaaagagcttgataCCCGCGACCTTGCTAGATGtatctttttgatgaaactgATAAGTTCTGCTGGTTGCTTGGAACAAGTTCCAAATGATTACTGGAATATTATTTTAGAGGCGACCATTGAAGGTAAAGCATCGACATTGATACCGTTGATCACACGAAGCTTCATGCCATCCTACGACTCCTTTGATGAAACACAAGAACTGACAAGCTACCAGgttttccagcttttccATGACGGGGGTAAACGCCTCGCGGATGAAAACTTGCCTATGTTTAAGAGAGTTCTTTCTGTTTTGGGTCGCAATTCTTGCATCAAGTTAACACCACAAGAGAATGAAGTCGAAAAAGAATTGGAAAAAGAGTTGGAAAACATAAGCAAAAAGCTCCATACCCTAATTCCTGTCACTTTTCCTTATGAGGAGGTGTCTTCTCAATCTGCATTTGAGAACATGTTACAAACTGTCCTTGAGTTGGATAAGAACAAAATAAGCAAATGTGGAGTGTATGAGGTTGCTCTACGAAGCTTGGGAATTTATAAAGGCAACTTATCGAGCGCTGACAAGTATTTCGAGGAATTTATGAAAGTCGCGCCATCTGAAGTCGACAACATGCAGTATGAGTTATTTTTGGCTTTTATCCACCGTGGCGTGCAAACCAGGGATGAAAAGCTACTACAGAAAGCTGTCCTTCTCGTGCCACAATCCAGTTCCAAGTATTTAGAGCTGTCAGTTGATAGAGCATTGATCATTGCTTACTCAATATTTGACATAGAAAAAGCGCTTGAGTACTACAATCGCTCcatttcaagttttggaaaagccCAACTTGAAGGATGCTCAAATTCAGAGGCTGGCCTACTAACGGAAGCGTTAATACTGGCCTACCTAGGAAAAAAGGACAGGGACTTCGCACATGTTATACTCGAGGGCGCAATCGGCGAAGGGCTATTTCCTAGCCCATATGCTATCAAGAGCGTCAAAAAAACCTTTGCCGCCTATGGCGACATACTTGATCAGGATAATAGTGATGCGCAACTCCAAGCACTGGTACTTGATTATATAAAAGGTTTATAA
- a CDS encoding KLTH0B02992p (weakly similar to uniprot|P40561 Saccharomyces cerevisiae YIR001C SGN1 Cytoplasmic RNA-binding protein) — protein MSDTRWTTSYPHMNEFLSDSSQQDNKPDYYHVITEETSRLKDIEKRMAENAHGAGCPGFSRFNDQSADARSVYVGNLDPSINAETLQEFFKGSVSRVNRVEIQINKLTGFAKGFAFVEFAQPRDVMDAIKLSNTKLGGKPLKIVPKRPSFHQESPNRGSHRMRRATTRTHPPLRGRPHGRHLHNAWRGNRRGRVRARGRGKRFI, from the coding sequence ATGTCTGATACTCGATGGACTACTTCTTACCCACACATGAACGAATTCCTCTCCGATTCTTCGCAACAGGACAACAAACCCGATTACTATCATGTTATAACTGAGGAGACATCCCGCCTAAAGGATATAGAGAAGCGAATGGCAGAGAATGCCCATGGAGCGGGGTGCCCcggtttttcaagatttaATGATCAAAGCGCCGATGCCCGCTCAGTTTACGTTGGTAACTTAGACCCGTCTATCAATGCAGAGACGCTGcaagagtttttcaagggtTCCGTCAGCAGGGTGAACAGAGTTGAAATCCAAATTAACAAACTAACAGGGTTCGCAAAAGGATTCGCTTTTGTGGAATTCGCTCAGCCGAGGGATGTCATGGATGCAATTAAACTCAGTAATACGAAGCTTGGCGGCAAGCCTTTGAAGATAGTTCCGAAACGGCCGTCCTTCCATCAAGAAAGCCCTAATAGAGGTTCCCATCGCATGAGACGGGCAACCACGAGAACACATCCGCCCCTGCGCGGCCGTCCACACGGCAGGCACTTACATAATGCCTGGCGTGGTAATAGACGTGGTCGGGTGAGGGCAAGAGGTCGAGGCAAGCGCTTCATTTAA
- the AVT1 gene encoding Avt1p (similar to uniprot|P47082 Saccharomyces cerevisiae YJR001W AVT1 Vacuolar transporter imports large neutral amino acids into the vacuole member of a family of seven S. cerevisiae genes (AVT1-7) related to vesicular GABA-glycine transporters), protein MPGEAGTQSSLLRHRPSQNVHYMSIPVNRASQASSPEDPGAFCDNARRQSILDHPIGSFRGVNSLGRFASSLRRANSFMNIEVNTDKERSFLKDGQDALYDPNTLAPSADGRRLSIALTSGRGVSVRPSVTDLTSGRFDGSAFADDQDSSSAVRSVISSDQLISRRPTLCFNDFNNAIDPDTESIMLKQVERKDGKIVTLLAGQSTGPQTIFNSVNVLIGIGLFALPLGMKYAGFVAGAILLFVFAGATFCSAELLSRCLDTDPTMISYGDLGAAAFGPKGRALVSFLFTLDLLGSGVALIIIFGDSLNALFPKYSVNFFKLVAFFAITPQAFMPLSVLSNVSLLGIASTLGTVFCIIFCGLYKSSSPGSLLNPASTSLWPENFKGFCLSIGLLSACWGGHAVFPNLKSDMRHPAKFKKCLVTTYSITATADIATAIVGFLMFGTDVKDEVTKSLLLTEGYPHYAYVAISALMALIPVAKAPLCARPIASVFNVLMGVSQEDTNVEGAKYHFKKIVCAFNALLVNVLFVAIGIKFPEFDKFIAFLGAGLCFAICLILPCLFYMKLCADSIKPWERKACIFTILLSTVFSILGVGAALVT, encoded by the coding sequence ATGCCTGGAGAGGCTGGAACGCAAAGCTCGCTGTTGCGTCACAGGCCATCACAAAATGTCCATTATATGTCAATTCCCGTTAACAGAGCGTCTCAGGCATCCTCACCTGAGGACCCGGGCGCCTTTTGCGATAACGCAAGGAGACAGTCCATTTTGGACCATCCCATAGGCTCATTTCGTGGAGTGAACTCCTTAGGTCGATTCGCttcgtctttgagaagagcTAATTCATTTATGAACATCGAGGTTAACACGGATAAAGAGCGGTCTTTCCTCAAAGATGGTCAAGATGCACTTTATGATCCAAACACTTTGGCCCCATCTGCCGATGGCAGGCGACTTTCTATAGCCCTCACCTCAGGCAGAGGTGTATCTGTGCGGCCGTCTGTTACTGACCTAACAAGTGGTCGATTTGACGGGAGTGCATTTGCCGACGACCAAGACAGTTCCTCGGCTGTTAGAAGTGTCATTTCTAGTGACCAATTGATCTCTCGTCGCCCAACCTTGTGTTTCAATGACTTTAACAATGCGATAGATCCCGACACAGAGTCAATAATGTTGAAGCaagttgaaagaaaagaTGGTAAAATAGTAACCTTGTTAGCGGGCCAATCAACGGGGCCTCAAACTATCTTCAATTCGGTCAATGTTTTGATTGGTATAGGGCTATTCGCACTGCCTTTGGGAATGAAATACGCTGGATTTGTTGCGGGTGCCATACTATTGTTCGTTTTCGCAGGTGCTACTTTTTGCAGTGCTGAATTGCTATCCCGCTGTCTTGATACCGATCCAACCATGATATCATATGGCGATTTGGGCGCGGCAGCGTTCGGACCAAAAGGTCGCGCGCTAGTTTCATTCCTTTTTACCTTGGATCTTCTAGGCTCTGGCGTCGCTTTGATAATTATTTTTGGGGACTCGCTCAATGCTCTATTCCCAAAATACTCtgtcaactttttcaagcttgtGGCCTTTTTCGCTATTACCCCTCAGGCTTTTATGCCATTGAGCGTCCTCTCAAACGTCTCTCTATTGGGTATAGCTTCTACTTTGGGAACGGTGTTTTGCATTATTTTCTGTGGATTATACAAGTCTTCATCTCCAGGTTCCCTTTTAAATCCAGCCAGCACGTCTCTTTGGCCTGAAAACTTTAAGGGGTTTTGCCTTTCGATTGGTTTACTCAGCGCTTGCTGGGGGGGCCACGCTGTGTTTccgaacttgaaaagcgaCATGAGACATCCCGctaaattcaaaaagtgTCTGGTGACCACCTATTCAATCACCGCTACTGCTGACATTGCAACGGCCATAGTTGGATTCCTCATGTTTGGTACTGACGTCAAGGATGAGGTGACAAAGAGCCTTTTGCTTACTGAAGGGTACCCTCACTACGCATATGTCGCCATTTCTGCGCTAATGGCTTTGATACCCGTTGCGAAAGCGCCTTTATGTGCCCGTCCTATCGCATCGGTTTTTAATGTCTTGATGGGTGTGTCGCAGGAAGACACAAATGTTGAAGGCGCCAAATATCATTTTAAGAAGATCGTGTGTGCCTTTAATGCGCTTCTTGTCAATGTGTTATTTGTAGCAATAGGAATCAAGTTCCCAGAGTTCGACAAGTTTATCGCGTTTCTTGGCGCAGGTCTGTGTTTTGCGATTTGCCTAATTTTACCATGCCTTTTTTACATGAAGTTATGTGCAGACTCTATCAAGCCATGGGAGAGGAAAGCTTGTATATTTACAATCTTATTGAGCACTGTGTTCTCTATTTTAGGTGTCGGAGCAGCTTTAGTAACCTGA
- the MPP10 gene encoding rRNA-processing protein MPP10 (weakly similar to uniprot|P47083 Saccharomyces cerevisiae YJR002W MPP10 Component of the SSU processome, which is required for pre-18S rRNA processing, interacts with and controls the stability of Imp3p and Imp4p), which produces MTSFINKISDNPISIISENEDTSTDSLRLVKTYIDDVILSQKALDGKVLLDEIVVEGLDANQIWQQVRLVLENSGPKLMGKISTIRTSLAEVNESDEEISSSESSEVEENKEEELEGMNEFDSDESEKVDAIITTGQSAGLPINNSDDEYHSEVREGHNSNRGSGDEGSEEEEGGANNSDGAEEITVGPKKDSFGLNDEFFDLEEFNRQTIDNENTAEPDNEINYFEDVPSEEDEEVLYYDDFFDKPSSSKRKVTSGGDKQVKFGEHGEDFHENSDDEYDRAMESAKLDLFAEVEDDEMKPEVDPVSKLSTFQRQQLDIQRQIAQLEKEAVAEKKWALKGEVKAGDRPEDALLTEDLDFERTSKPVPVITSDVTESLEDMIRRRIQQREFDDLARRVEANLNFSSAKPQFELSDSKSSKSLAELYENDYNNIPQDSEVSEELKKSHAEISDLYSKLVYSLDALSSAHFIPKPAQKTLEVRVQTPAINMEDAQPLTMSTAPTLAPQEVYAPGASRSTNEISLKNGVVMSRDELSKDDKNRLRRALKRKRSKRLENQSGLSQKKSKKDSVIQTLSSAKNVTLIDKRGDKRDVKGNIVKDGTTGRKNFKL; this is translated from the coding sequence ATGACCAGCTTCATTAATAAGATCAGCGACAACCCCATCAGCATTATAAGCGAAAATGAGGACACTTCTACAGATTCCTTAAGGCTAGTTAAGACATATATTGACGACGTGATTCtgtctcaaaaagctctggaCGGTAAAGTGTTGCTAGACGAGATTGTAGTCGAGGGGCTTGACGCCAACCAAATATGGCAGCAAGTTAGGCTTGTGCTGGAAAATAGTGGGCCCAAATTAATGGGCAAGATTAGTACTATACGGACAAGCTTAGCTGAGGTCAACGAAAGCGACGAAGAGATCAGCTCATCGGAAAGCTCtgaggttgaagaaaacaaggaagaagaacttgaaggcATGAATGAATTTGACAGCGATGAGTCAGAGAAGGTGGATGCTATAATAACTACCGGACAGAGTGCCGGGCTTCCAATCAACAATAGCGATGATGAATACCATTCGGAAGTTAGAGAAGGACATAATTCAAACAGAGGTAGTGGAGATGAAGGCAgcgaggaggaggaaggCGGTGCAAATAACTCCGATGGTGCAGAGGAGATTACCGTGGGCCCAAAAAAGGACAGTTTTGGGCTTAACGATGAATTTTTCGATCTTGAGGAGTTCAACAGACAGACTATTGACAATGAAAATACTGCAGAGCCTGATAATGAGATTAattattttgaagatgttcCGTCtgaagaggacgaggaggTATTGTATTatgatgacttttttgataaaCCATCGTCTTCCAAACGCAAAGTCACATCAGGTGGCGATAAGCAGGTTAAGTTTGGTGAGCATGGCGAAGACTTCCATGAAAATTCAGACGACGAATATGACCGTGCGATGGAATCAGCTAAACTTGACCTGTTTGCTGAggttgaagatgacgagATGAAGCCTGAAGTGGACCCAGTCTCTAAGCTTTCTACCTTTCAACGTCAGCAGCTCGACATACAGAGGCAGATTGCCCAGCTAGAAAAGGAGGCAGTAGCAGAGAAAAAGTGGGCCTTGAAGGGTGAGGTAAAAGCTGGTGATAGGCCTGAAGATGCTTTGTTGACAGAAGACCTTGACTTTGAACGAACTTCAAAACCTGTCCCTGTCATCACATCAGATGTTACCGAATCTTTGGAGGACATGATTCGTAGGAGAATTCAGCAGAGAGAATTTGATGACCTTGCTAGGAGGGTTGAGGCCAATCTGAATTTCTCATCCGCTAAACCTCAGTTTGAGCTGAGCGATTCAAAATCCTCTAAGTCTTTAGCGGAGCTGTACGAGAATGATTACAACAACATACCACAAGACTCTGAGGTAtcagaagagctgaaaaaatcGCACGCTGAGATTTCCGACCTTTATAGCAAGTTGGTCTATAGTCTCGATGCGCTGTCCTCTGctcatttcataccaaaACCAGCGCAAAAAACACTTGAGGTTAGAGTTCAGACGCCTGCTATCAATATGGAAGATGCTCAGCCTCTGACAATGTCAACGGCACCAACTCTGGCTCCTCAAGAAGTGTATGCCCCTGGTGCCTCCCGCAGCACAAATGAAATTTCACTCAAAAACGGTGTTGTAATGTCAAGGGATGAACTGTCAAAGGACGATAAGAATAGGCTGCGCAGGGCGCtaaagaggaaaagatcCAAGAGATTAGAAAACCAATCCGGTCTCtcccagaagaagagcaaaaaGGATAGTGTGATACAGACTTTATCCAGCGCAAAGAATGTGACTTTAATTGACAAGAGAGGTGATAAGCGGGATGTCAAGGGAAATATTGTGAAGGATGGGACCACAGGTAGAaagaatttcaaactttAA
- the NOC3 gene encoding Noc3p (similar to uniprot|Q92280 Saccharomyces cerevisiae YLR002C NOC3 Protein that forms a nuclear complex with Noc2p that binds to 66S ribosomal precursors to mediate their intranuclear transport also binds to chromatin to promote the association of DNA replication factors and replication initiation), which yields MGSKKRSQRVAEDKASKRRKEQDSLLEGGIFTREDVQEIEDSIPAKKSWDDEEQDYERKPRKLAGYPEDNIEQLPIKIGAKVERRIVRAPKVEPESNNDDSEDVDLMKNDDEEQSTEADDSAVADSPEAVLQLKEQIAELVENIMEDAEENVGSLTRLRKMAQSKNSNTCKFSLLALIPVFKSVIPSYKIRPLSDAEKKEKVSKEVAKLRNFEEHLVRNYKEYIDLLSKLAKTPNSADQKQVAMGNLAANALVELLPSASNFNFSTEVFTAIIRRICKPNPLADPVYQKMVKALETLLNEDDDGRNSLEIVRILAKTIKSRSYMIDESVLNILLSLDVLQDFDPNTKDEDFTKVKVKKKDRAHLSKKQRKVRKEMKKVEEEMQKAEQTVLAEEREKNQAEILKFTLSLYLNILKSNVAKLIGSVLEGLSKFGHMANFDLLGDFLEVMRELIANSELDNLSPLEVRKVLLCIVTAFSLVSRHSQMKLSMDLTSFVDALYSVIPNLSVDAEIEYSHKTLRLADPLGSDLVKPSVNVSTKAELLLRALDHVFFRSRSGSKVRAAAFAKRLYVAMLATPEKTSIAILKFLEKLMDKYPEVGGLYSTEDRIGNGNFKLQAETPARSNAEAATIWENILLLKHYSPAVIKGTKALLEKSRGSLK from the coding sequence ATGGGTTCTAAGAAAAGATCTCAAAGAGTCGCAGAAGATAAAGCCTCCAAGAGACGCAAAGAACAGGACTCATTACTTGAGGGCGGAATCTTCACTCGCGAGGACGTTCAGGAAATCGAAGACTCAATTCCTGCAAAAAAGTCATgggatgatgaagaacagGATTACGAAAGGAAACCAAGGAAGCTTGCAGGATATCCTGAAGACAACATCGAACAGCTTCCAATTAAGATCGGGGCGAAAGTTGAAAGGAGAATCGTCCGGGCTCCTAAGGTAGAACCAGAGTCGAacaacgacgacagcgAGGATGTTGATCTTATGAAGAATGATGATGAGGAACAAAGCACAGAAGCAGACGACTCAGCTGTAGCTGATAGCCCGGAGGCTGTCTTGCAATTAAAAGAGCAAATTGCAGAGCTGGTTGAAAATATCATGGAGGATGCAGAGGAAAACGTGGGGTCTTTAACTCGCTTGCGGAAAATGGCACAATCGAAAAATTCGAACACATGTAAGTTTTCACTGCTGGCCCTAATTcctgttttcaagagcgTTATTCCCAGTTACAAAATAAGGCCTTTGAGCGAtgctgaaaagaaggaaaaggTTTCTAAAGAAGTTGCAAAGCTAAGAAATTTCGAGGAGCACTTGGTTCGCAATTACAAAGAATACATCGACCTACTCTCTAAACTAGCAAAAACTCCTAACAGCGCTGACCAAAAACAGGTTGCTATGGGAAATTTGGCGGCAAACGCTCTGGTCGAACTGTTGCCTAGTGCTTCAAATTTTAATTTCAGCACCGAAGTCTTTACCGCCATCATTCGTAGAATCTGCAAACCTAACCCTTTAGCAGACCCGGTTTACCAAAAAATGGTGAAAGCTCTCGAAACCTTATTGaacgaggacgacgacggCAGAAACTCGTTAGAAATTGTCAGAATCCTCGCGAAAACTATAAAATCAAGATCTTACATGATAGATGAGTCTGTTCTGAACATATTATTATCCTTAGATGTTCTACAAGACTTCGACCCCAATACAAAGGATGAAGACTTCACAaaagtcaaagtcaaaaagaaggacagAGCACACTTATCTAAGAAGCAGAGAAAGGTTCGGAaagagatgaagaaggtgGAGGAAGAGATGCAAAAAGCAGAACAGACTGTTCTAGCAGAGGAGAGAGAGAAAAATCAAGCTGAGATTCTGAAGTTTACTCTTTCTCTTTACTTGAACATCTTGAAGTCAAATGTTGCTAAGCTTATTGGTTCAGTTCTTGAGGGCTTATCTAAGTTCGGTCATAtggcaaattttgatctgTTAGGGGATTTCCTTGAGGTGATGAGGGAACTCATCGCTAACTCAGAACTTGACAACCTCTCGCCTCTCGAAGTCCGAAAAGTCCTCCTTTGTATCGTTACTGCATTTTCACTTGTGTCTAGGCACAGCCAAATGAAACTTTCAATGGATTTGACTTCGTTTGTGGACGCATTATATTCAGTAATACCCAACCTCTCAGTGGATGCGGAAATCGAATACTCCCACAAGACACTAAGACTTGCCGACCCACTTGGTAGTGATCTTGTTAAACCTTCAGTAAACGTCTCTACAAAGGCAGAGCTTCTGCTAAGGGCTTTGGACCACGTTTTTTTTAGATCGAGATCCGGTTCAAAAGTTCGCGCAGCGGCATTTGCCAAAAGGTTATACGTCGCTATGCTAGCTACGCCGGAGAAAACCAGCATAGCAATTCTCAAATTCTTAGAGAAACTGATGGACAAGTATCCTGAGGTTGGAGGTCTCTATTCAACCGAGGATCGTATTGGAAACGGCAATTTTAAGCTTCAGGCGGAAACCCCCGCAAGGAGCAATGCCGAGGCCGCCACAATTTGGGAGAACATTCTGCTCTTAAAACACTATAGCCCTGCTGTCATTAAGGGCACTAAAGCTTTGCTTGAGAAATCAAGGGGGTCACTAAAATAA
- a CDS encoding KLTH0B02904p (conserved hypothetical protein) codes for MTFRLIMVDPSPSSKEHLDFSTEKPESVKQHDARGSSKRRKDLSVVMHTFEKGRVEKVSPPCRGICTKKKNHKNAAAAKPSEKRCKKLEGVQDEEKMNSSCVIPPKPLTFVTSVASDYSLEYANAWQSSLEFNSKKAQRPLFRITKYKGRKGCEKVESSTELLGTIDPNFCFSYNSLNSSKEKGAKTPPMNFSTAPVFKVLLNDR; via the coding sequence ATGACATTTAGACTCATAATGGTCGACCCTAGCCCTTCTAGTAAAGAACATCTCGATTTCTCaactgaaaaacctgaATCAGTGAAGCAGCATGATGCTCGTGGCTCAAGTAAAAGACGTAAAGACTTATCCGTTGTCATGCatacttttgaaaagggcAGGGTTGAAAAGGTTTCCCCACCCTGCCGAGGGATTtgcaccaagaaaaagaaccaTAAAAATGCTGCCGCCGCAAAGCCTTCTGAGAAACGTTGCAAGAAATTAGAAGGGGTTcaagatgaggaaaagaTGAACTCCAGTTGCGTTATCCCACCAAAGCCACTTACTTTCGTTACTTCTGTTGCTAGTGATTACTCACTGGAGTATGCTAATGCGTGGCAGTCCTCTCTTGAGTTTAATAGCAAGAAAGCACAACGGCCTCTATTTCGAATCACGAAATACAAGGGAAGGAAGGGCTGCGAGAAAGTGGAAAGCTCCACTGAGCTTCTCGGGACAATCGACCCAAACTTTTGCTTTTCTTACAACTCTCTCAACAGTTCAAAGGAGAAAGGCGCGAAAACCCCTCCTATGAACTTTAGTACAGCTCCCGTattcaaagttcttctcaaTGATCGGTAG